In Phoenix dactylifera cultivar Barhee BC4 unplaced genomic scaffold, palm_55x_up_171113_PBpolish2nd_filt_p 002635F, whole genome shotgun sequence, a genomic segment contains:
- the LOC120109726 gene encoding glycine-rich cell wall structural protein-like, with product MASKAFFAFGVLLASLLILLVAATAREMTEKTQEKNVEEEGVGDQKNSGGYKGGYSSGGKKGGYPGGGGGYNGGYPGGGGYSGGYPGRGGYSGGYPGRGGGGNSGGDPSRGGGGGNNGGYPGRGGGGNNGGNPGSGGYNGGYPGRGGGGNNGGYPGGVVVGTTAAILVVVVVETTAAILVVVVETTAVILVVVDITAAIPAVVDTMAAIPVVVVVDTTAAILASGGAAGGGSNGGYNGGYPGGGRYGGVGYPGGGYPGYGGGNCQWVAEAAEDTEIAIVAPILVNP from the exons ATGGCTTCCAAGGCTTTCTTTGCGTTTGGTGTTCTCTTGGCCTCTCTGCTGATACTCTTGGTGGCGGCAACAGCTAGGGAGATGACCGAGAAAACTC AAGAGAAGAACGTGGAGGAAGAGGGTGTTGGGGACCAGAAGAACTCTGGCGGATACAAAGGTGGCTACTCATCTGGCGGAAAGAAAGGCGGCTAtcctggtggtggtggtggatacAACGGCGGCTATCCTGGTGGTGGTGGATACAGCGGAGGCTATCCTGGTCGTGGTGGATACAGCGGAGGCTATCCTGGTCGTGGTGGTGGTGGAAATAGCGGCGGCGATCCTAgtcgtggtggtggtggtggaaacAACGGCGGCTATCCTGGTCGTGGTGGTGGTGGAAACAACGGCGGCAATCCTGGTAGTGGTGGATACAACGGCGGCTATCCTGGTCGTGGTGGTGGTGGAAACAACGGCGGCTATCCTGGTGGTGTGGTGGTGGGAACAACGGCGGCAATCCTGGTCGTGGTGGTGGTGGAAACAACGGCGGCTAtcctggtggtggtggtggaaacAACGGCGGTTATCCTGGTGGTGGTGGATATAACGGCGGCTATCCCGGCGGTGGTGGATACAATGGCGGCTATCCCGGTGGTGGTAGTGGTGGATACAACGGCGGCTATCCTGGCAAGTGGCGGCGCGGCGGGCGGCGGTAGTAATGGTGGATACAACGGTGGCTATCCAGGAGGTGGGCGTTATGGTGGCGTTGGATATCCCGGAGGTGGTTATCCAGGATATGGCGGTGGCAATTGCCAGTGGGTTGCTGAAGCCGCTGAGGATACGGAGATTGCGATCGTCGCACCTATCTTGGTTAATCCCTAA